Proteins encoded within one genomic window of Hahella chejuensis KCTC 2396:
- a CDS encoding ABC transporter ATP-binding protein — protein sequence MTSNALQLESISKRFGAVLANSDVSLAVEQGTIHGVIGENGAGKSTLMSILYGFYQADSGSIKVFGKEAKIHDSQDAIDVGIGMVHQHFMLVDTFTVLENITLGCEGSMLLSKGQAQAREALSKLSREYNLKVDPDALVGELPVGVQQRVEILKALYKGAKILILDEPTGVLTPQETDDLFKILLSLKEQGVTVLLITHKLKEIMHVTDNVSVMRQGKMVAHRHTAETNPEELAELMVGRKVVLQLEKPATDAGSKALTVSNLKVRDAQGIERVKGVSFEVAAGEIVGIAGVSGNGQTELMEALAGMVSPESGEIRYGDLLISADHKVCPSEMRKAGVAHVPEDRHRVGLVTSFSASENAILGYHRSAAWNSKGILSGATVGKHCAELMADFDVRPQDPTLKCANFSGGNQQKLILARELDQTPKVLLVGQPTRGVDIGAIEFIHQRLLDMRNRGGAILLVSVELDEILSLSDRIIVMCDGRVTGELAASEADECTLGLMMSSSRDINASEEKE from the coding sequence ATGACTAGTAACGCATTGCAGCTTGAGAGTATCAGCAAGCGGTTCGGCGCTGTATTGGCTAATTCAGACGTTAGCCTTGCTGTCGAACAGGGAACTATACACGGCGTCATTGGTGAAAACGGCGCCGGTAAGTCGACCCTGATGAGCATACTCTACGGCTTTTACCAGGCGGACAGCGGTTCCATCAAAGTTTTCGGCAAGGAAGCAAAAATCCACGATTCTCAGGACGCCATCGACGTCGGCATCGGCATGGTGCATCAGCACTTCATGCTGGTGGATACCTTCACTGTGCTGGAGAATATTACTCTGGGTTGCGAAGGCAGCATGTTGCTGAGCAAGGGCCAGGCGCAAGCGCGCGAGGCTTTGAGTAAACTGTCCCGGGAGTACAACCTTAAAGTTGACCCTGACGCCCTGGTTGGCGAGCTGCCGGTCGGCGTACAGCAGCGGGTGGAAATCCTGAAGGCGCTGTACAAAGGCGCAAAAATTCTGATCCTGGACGAACCTACCGGCGTGCTGACGCCACAGGAAACTGACGACCTGTTCAAGATTCTGCTGTCGCTGAAAGAGCAGGGCGTAACCGTCCTTCTGATCACACACAAACTGAAAGAAATCATGCACGTGACGGATAATGTGTCCGTTATGCGCCAAGGCAAGATGGTGGCCCATCGCCATACAGCGGAAACCAACCCCGAAGAGCTTGCGGAGCTGATGGTCGGGCGCAAGGTTGTTCTGCAATTGGAGAAGCCAGCGACGGATGCTGGCTCCAAGGCGCTCACCGTCTCCAACCTGAAAGTACGCGACGCCCAAGGCATTGAGCGGGTGAAAGGGGTTTCCTTTGAAGTTGCGGCTGGCGAAATAGTCGGTATCGCAGGAGTGTCCGGCAACGGACAGACCGAGTTGATGGAGGCGCTGGCGGGTATGGTCTCGCCGGAATCCGGGGAAATTCGCTACGGCGACCTGTTAATTTCCGCTGACCATAAAGTCTGCCCGTCAGAGATGCGTAAAGCTGGCGTGGCCCACGTGCCGGAAGACCGTCATCGGGTCGGCCTGGTGACCTCCTTCAGCGCCAGTGAAAACGCCATTTTGGGCTATCACCGCAGCGCCGCCTGGAATAGTAAGGGCATATTAAGCGGCGCAACCGTTGGCAAACACTGCGCGGAATTGATGGCCGATTTCGACGTACGTCCCCAGGACCCCACCCTCAAATGCGCCAACTTCTCCGGCGGCAACCAGCAGAAACTTATCCTCGCCCGTGAACTCGATCAGACTCCCAAAGTGTTGCTGGTAGGCCAGCCAACTCGTGGCGTGGATATCGGCGCGATCGAGTTTATTCATCAGCGCCTATTGGATATGCGCAACCGTGGCGGCGCTATTCTTCTGGTGTCCGTAGAGCTGGATGAGATTCTTTCTCTGAGCGACCGCATCATCGTCATGTGCGACGGCCGCGTCACTGGAGAGTTAGCCGCCTCGGAGGCGGATGAATGTACGCTGGGGCTGATGATGTCGTCGTCCCGGGATATCAACGCCAGCGAAGAGAAAGAATAA
- a CDS encoding nucleoside hydrolase, with amino-acid sequence MYPIIIDTDPGVDDAMAIAFALAHPEIELVGLTTVFGNVPVARATRNALALAERFGVPGLPVAQGAKFPLVQSPLPHPEFVHGADGLGNVNYDPPTAQAVAQSAAEFIIEQANRLNGELTVVAIGPLTNLALALKLDPELPGKLRSLVIMGGTVDEPGNVSPVAEANFLSDPHAADVVLGADWPVVVVGLDVTHKIILTDSNLMQLRDKAGETGKLLWDASRFYVNYYSNTGAASGHDEAGCCMHDAAAVAYVVAPELFTCISGPARVISEGVGAGQLTINRKGYTYLLKHWEERPAAKVCMDLEVEKVRSLFLDTIIQHKVR; translated from the coding sequence ATGTACCCGATTATTATCGATACGGACCCCGGTGTAGATGATGCGATGGCGATCGCCTTCGCTCTGGCTCATCCTGAGATTGAATTGGTGGGCCTCACTACAGTTTTCGGTAATGTCCCGGTGGCGCGCGCCACCCGTAATGCCTTGGCTTTGGCGGAACGTTTCGGCGTTCCCGGCCTGCCGGTGGCGCAGGGGGCCAAGTTCCCGCTGGTGCAGTCGCCGTTGCCCCACCCGGAGTTTGTGCATGGCGCGGACGGCCTGGGCAATGTGAATTATGATCCGCCCACAGCGCAGGCAGTGGCTCAGAGCGCTGCGGAGTTTATCATCGAACAGGCCAACCGCCTCAACGGTGAGTTGACGGTAGTGGCGATCGGGCCGCTGACCAACTTGGCCCTTGCACTTAAGCTGGACCCGGAATTGCCGGGCAAATTGCGCTCTCTGGTGATCATGGGGGGGACCGTCGACGAGCCGGGCAACGTTTCTCCCGTGGCGGAAGCCAACTTCCTTTCCGACCCCCATGCGGCGGATGTGGTGTTGGGCGCGGACTGGCCTGTTGTTGTCGTGGGCCTGGATGTGACTCACAAAATCATTCTTACCGACAGCAATCTAATGCAACTGCGCGATAAGGCTGGCGAGACTGGTAAGCTGTTATGGGATGCCAGCCGGTTTTACGTGAATTACTACTCCAATACCGGCGCTGCGTCCGGGCATGACGAAGCGGGTTGCTGTATGCATGACGCTGCGGCGGTGGCTTATGTTGTGGCCCCTGAACTGTTCACCTGCATCAGCGGCCCGGCCCGGGTGATCAGCGAAGGCGTTGGAGCAGGGCAGTTAACGATTAATCGCAAGGGCTACACTTACCTGCTCAAGCATTGGGAAGAACGTCCCGCCGCCAAGGTTTGTATGGACCTGGAGGTGGAGAAAGTACGCTCTTTGTTCCTGGATACGATCATCCAGCACAAAGTGCGCTGA
- a CDS encoding ABC transporter permease has product MKGLDRNLPTWVNVGLLPLLNVVTALLVSAVVFWLIDVNPLEAAEILLYGAFGYQEGIGFTLYYTTNFIFTGLAVAIAFHVGLFNIGGEGQAYIGGLGVGLLCLALDASVPGPVLLLLSALSAALFGAAWAFIPGWLQAYRGSHIVITTIMFNFLASSLMVYLMVNVLREPGQMAPQSRALAETAWLPYIHDLFAAIGVEFERSPLNISLFLALLCAFGAWVFVWKTKWGYEIRTVGSNQQAAVYAGIKPARVMLLAMAISGALAGFVGVNEINGVQHRLLLDFHYGYGFAGIAVALMGRNHPIGIVLAALLFGALYQGGAELAFEMSNVNRDIVVVMQGLVILFCGALEFLYKPLIANMFKEKTA; this is encoded by the coding sequence ATGAAAGGTCTGGATCGTAATTTGCCCACTTGGGTTAATGTCGGCTTGTTGCCGCTGTTGAACGTCGTCACCGCATTATTGGTGTCCGCTGTGGTGTTCTGGCTGATTGACGTTAATCCGCTGGAAGCCGCTGAAATTCTGTTGTACGGCGCTTTCGGCTATCAGGAAGGCATCGGTTTTACGCTGTACTACACCACCAACTTCATTTTCACAGGACTGGCCGTGGCGATTGCGTTCCACGTCGGTCTCTTCAATATCGGCGGCGAAGGCCAGGCCTATATAGGCGGCCTTGGCGTCGGCTTGTTGTGTCTGGCGTTGGACGCCTCGGTGCCTGGACCCGTGTTGCTATTGTTGAGCGCATTGTCCGCCGCTTTGTTCGGAGCAGCCTGGGCGTTTATTCCAGGCTGGTTGCAGGCCTATCGCGGCAGCCACATCGTTATTACCACAATCATGTTCAACTTCCTGGCGTCATCGTTGATGGTGTACCTGATGGTGAACGTACTGCGTGAACCCGGGCAGATGGCGCCGCAAAGCCGCGCGTTGGCGGAAACGGCCTGGCTGCCTTATATACATGATCTGTTTGCGGCGATTGGCGTTGAGTTTGAGCGTTCACCGTTGAATATTTCCCTGTTTCTGGCTTTGCTGTGCGCGTTCGGAGCCTGGGTGTTCGTCTGGAAAACCAAGTGGGGGTATGAAATCCGCACTGTGGGCAGCAACCAGCAAGCGGCGGTGTATGCAGGCATCAAACCTGCGCGCGTCATGCTGTTGGCCATGGCTATTTCCGGCGCTTTGGCGGGTTTCGTGGGCGTTAACGAAATCAACGGCGTGCAGCATCGCTTGTTGCTGGATTTTCATTATGGATACGGCTTCGCCGGGATCGCGGTGGCGCTGATGGGACGCAACCATCCGATCGGCATCGTACTGGCGGCGTTGCTGTTTGGCGCACTGTATCAGGGCGGCGCTGAGCTCGCCTTTGAAATGTCTAACGTGAACCGGGACATCGTCGTGGTCATGCAGGGTCTGGTTATTTTGTTCTGTGGCGCCTTGGAGTTTTTATATAAGCCCTTGATCGCCAATATGTTCAAGGAGAAAACGGCATGA
- a CDS encoding ABC transporter permease has product MIDTLILTLDATMRVSTPLIFAALAGMFSERSGVVDISLEGKMLAAAFTAAAVAYLTNSAWLGLSAAIMVSVCLAMLHGVACVTFRGNQVVSGVAINILAAGLTMTLGLSWFKQGGQTPQLTDAARFSTIEFPGAEMMREVPVIGGIYSEMLSGHNIFVYLAFLAVPFTWWLLFRTRFGLRLRAVGENPKAVDTAGISVHRMRFAALLCAGILCGFAGAYISSAQNAQFVRDMTAGQGFIALAALIFGKWRPLPVLGACLLFGFLDAVAVRLQGVEIPGLGKAPIQLIEALPYILTVVLLAGFFGKAVAPKAIGLPYVKER; this is encoded by the coding sequence ATGATCGATACCTTGATTCTGACTCTGGACGCCACCATGCGGGTGTCCACGCCATTGATCTTCGCCGCTCTTGCGGGGATGTTTTCGGAGCGCTCCGGCGTTGTCGATATCAGTCTGGAAGGAAAAATGCTGGCGGCGGCCTTTACCGCTGCGGCGGTGGCTTATCTGACCAACTCCGCCTGGCTGGGCCTGAGCGCAGCCATCATGGTGTCTGTATGTCTGGCGATGCTGCATGGCGTCGCCTGCGTTACATTCCGCGGCAATCAGGTTGTGAGCGGTGTGGCGATTAACATTCTGGCGGCCGGCTTGACCATGACCTTGGGATTGAGCTGGTTCAAGCAGGGCGGACAGACACCGCAGCTGACTGACGCCGCGCGTTTCTCCACCATCGAGTTTCCCGGCGCTGAAATGATGCGGGAAGTACCGGTGATCGGCGGGATCTACTCGGAAATGCTCAGTGGCCACAATATCTTTGTCTATCTGGCTTTCCTGGCGGTGCCCTTTACTTGGTGGCTATTGTTCCGCACCCGCTTTGGGTTGCGTTTGAGAGCCGTTGGCGAGAATCCCAAGGCGGTGGACACGGCGGGTATTTCCGTGCATCGCATGCGTTTCGCCGCGCTATTGTGCGCAGGCATTCTGTGTGGATTCGCCGGCGCTTATATCTCTTCCGCCCAGAATGCGCAGTTCGTGCGCGACATGACCGCGGGTCAGGGTTTTATCGCACTGGCGGCGTTGATCTTTGGCAAGTGGCGTCCTCTGCCGGTTTTGGGCGCCTGTCTGTTGTTCGGATTCCTCGACGCTGTCGCCGTGCGCTTGCAGGGCGTGGAAATTCCCGGATTGGGCAAGGCTCCGATTCAGTTGATTGAGGCGTTGCCTTACATCCTGACGGTTGTTTTGCTGGCGGGCTTCTTCGGCAAAGCGGTGGCGCCCAAGGCGATCGGCTTGCCCTATGTGAAAGAGCGTTAA
- a CDS encoding ribokinase, producing the protein MKVLNFGSINIDYVYRVPHFVRPGETLASDSLSTVLGGKGANQSIALARAGVKTAHLGRVSAADAWAVDLMRESGVDVATVSQIAEPSGHAIIQVDDAGENAIVLFGGANRSFSQQEVVSAVSALDAGDWLLMQNECNGVEWAIAAAAERKVKIAFNPAPMTKEVKKLPLEQVDLLILNAMEACDLAETADADAAFQALASKYPNTTVVVTLGGEGALVMSGGETVTRPADKVTPVDTTGAGDTFVGYFLASLISGYEYSTALARAVKAAGIAVTRPGASPSIPTAQEVD; encoded by the coding sequence ATGAAAGTTCTGAATTTCGGTTCTATTAATATTGATTATGTCTACCGGGTGCCTCACTTTGTGCGCCCGGGGGAAACACTGGCCAGCGACTCGCTGTCGACAGTTTTAGGCGGCAAAGGCGCTAATCAATCCATCGCATTGGCCCGCGCCGGCGTTAAAACTGCGCATTTGGGACGGGTGTCCGCGGCGGATGCCTGGGCGGTTGACCTGATGCGCGAGAGCGGCGTGGACGTCGCCACCGTTTCTCAAATTGCTGAGCCTAGCGGTCACGCCATTATCCAGGTGGATGACGCGGGTGAGAACGCCATCGTGTTGTTTGGCGGCGCTAATCGCAGTTTTTCCCAACAGGAAGTGGTCTCCGCCGTATCCGCTCTGGACGCAGGCGATTGGCTGCTGATGCAAAATGAGTGTAATGGCGTGGAGTGGGCGATCGCCGCAGCGGCGGAGCGTAAGGTGAAAATTGCGTTCAATCCTGCGCCGATGACGAAAGAGGTCAAAAAACTGCCTTTGGAGCAGGTTGACCTGTTAATTCTCAACGCTATGGAAGCCTGCGACCTGGCGGAAACTGCGGATGCGGACGCCGCATTTCAGGCCCTGGCGAGCAAGTACCCGAACACCACTGTTGTGGTGACATTAGGCGGCGAAGGCGCTTTGGTCATGAGCGGCGGAGAGACGGTTACGCGTCCTGCTGACAAAGTGACGCCTGTGGACACTACCGGCGCCGGCGACACCTTTGTCGGGTATTTCCTGGCCTCGCTTATTTCCGGTTATGAATATTCCACCGCTCTGGCGAGAGCGGTCAAAGCGGCCGGCATTGCGGTGACCCGCCCTGGCGCTTCCCCCAGTATTCCAACCGCCCAGGAGGTGGATTGA
- the ushA gene encoding bifunctional UDP-sugar hydrolase/5'-nucleotidase UshA: MVAKQRKLGLAILAACSLTVVACAPMQTGPQKDKTYQITLLHTNDHHGRFWPNKYGEYGLAARKSLVDEIRQEVKAEGGHVLLLSGGDINTGVPESDLQDAEPDFKGMNMVGYDAMAIGNHEFDNPLDILRMQEQWANFPFLAANIYDSNGKRLFEPYKIFNIDGLRIGVMGLTTEDTKKLGNPEFIDAVQFTKPTDEAAQVLPELKKKADIVIAATHMGHYVDANYGINAPGDVTLARTVPGIDVIVGGHSQDPVCMTGENQANESYQPGDPCMPDVQNGTLIMQAHEWGKYVGRADLEYRNGQLKLVKYQLIPVNLKKKVKNAQGEDERVFVSEEIKPDQKVLAFLQPYQDKGQEQLNQVVGNVDKRLEGDRNVVRFKPTNLGHLIAAAQMEKVKADLAVMNSGGVRDSIDAGPITYKEVLMVQPFANMVSSVDLSGKELLDYLRVVAEKPVDSGAFAQFAGVRLEVVGGKLKSAKVNGKSINPKQTYRMAINSYIASGGDGYPKIDTHPGYVNSGFVDAEVLMTYLKKHSPVKAADHEKAEVIRK, from the coding sequence ATGGTAGCAAAGCAACGCAAACTGGGCCTGGCCATTCTGGCGGCCTGTTCATTGACGGTGGTCGCCTGCGCCCCGATGCAAACGGGGCCGCAGAAAGACAAGACATACCAAATCACCCTCTTGCACACCAATGATCACCACGGCCGCTTCTGGCCCAACAAATACGGCGAATACGGCCTGGCGGCGCGTAAATCCCTGGTGGATGAGATCCGTCAGGAGGTGAAGGCGGAAGGCGGTCATGTATTGCTGCTGTCCGGCGGCGACATTAATACTGGCGTTCCCGAGTCCGATCTGCAGGACGCCGAGCCGGATTTCAAAGGCATGAACATGGTGGGCTACGACGCCATGGCTATCGGCAACCATGAGTTTGACAACCCCCTCGACATTCTGCGTATGCAGGAGCAATGGGCGAATTTCCCCTTCCTGGCGGCCAATATCTACGACTCCAACGGCAAGCGATTGTTCGAGCCATACAAGATTTTCAACATTGATGGTTTGCGTATTGGCGTGATGGGTTTGACGACGGAAGACACCAAGAAACTGGGCAACCCCGAGTTTATTGACGCGGTGCAGTTCACTAAGCCAACGGATGAAGCCGCGCAAGTGTTGCCGGAGCTGAAGAAAAAAGCGGATATCGTTATCGCCGCTACTCACATGGGGCACTATGTTGACGCCAATTATGGCATTAACGCGCCGGGCGACGTGACCTTGGCGCGCACAGTTCCCGGCATTGACGTGATTGTCGGCGGCCACTCTCAGGACCCTGTGTGTATGACCGGTGAAAACCAGGCCAATGAGTCATACCAGCCAGGCGACCCCTGTATGCCGGATGTTCAGAACGGAACCTTGATCATGCAGGCCCATGAGTGGGGTAAATATGTGGGGCGTGCGGATCTGGAATACCGCAATGGCCAACTGAAACTGGTTAAATATCAGTTGATTCCCGTTAACCTGAAGAAAAAGGTCAAAAACGCGCAGGGTGAAGACGAGCGCGTGTTCGTGAGTGAAGAGATCAAGCCGGATCAGAAAGTGCTGGCCTTCCTGCAACCCTATCAGGACAAAGGTCAGGAGCAACTGAATCAGGTCGTGGGCAATGTGGACAAGCGTTTGGAAGGCGACCGCAATGTTGTGCGTTTCAAACCCACCAACCTGGGCCACCTGATTGCGGCGGCGCAAATGGAAAAGGTTAAAGCGGATCTGGCGGTAATGAATTCCGGCGGCGTTCGCGACAGCATCGACGCTGGCCCCATCACCTACAAAGAAGTGCTGATGGTGCAGCCTTTCGCCAACATGGTCAGCTCAGTGGACCTGAGTGGTAAGGAGCTACTGGACTACCTGCGCGTTGTAGCTGAAAAACCAGTGGACAGCGGCGCTTTCGCCCAGTTCGCGGGCGTACGGCTGGAGGTGGTTGGCGGCAAGCTGAAGTCCGCCAAGGTCAACGGCAAGTCTATCAATCCGAAGCAAACTTACCGCATGGCTATCAACAGCTATATCGCCTCAGGTGGTGACGGATACCCCAAAATCGATACCCATCCCGGCTACGTGAACAGTGGATTCGTCGATGCGGAAGTGTTGATGACCTACCTGAAGAAACACTCTCCGGTTAAAGCGGCGGATCACGAAAAAGCGGAAGTTATCCGTAAATAA